One window of the Corynebacterium glutamicum ATCC 13032 genome contains the following:
- a CDS encoding ABC transporter substrate-binding protein, whose amino-acid sequence MKITRGLLPSLLLASTIVVSSCSAGSTAYQQPPAVDQSSIVIATTAAAASLDFTNAAGAAIPQAMMSNIYEGLVRIDAEGEIQPLLATSWDISDDRTEYIFHLREGVLFSNGDPFNADSAKFSIDRVKTDWTNGLKSGMDVVESTEVIDDHTLKVSLVRPSNQWLWSMGTAIGAMMTEGGVDKLATDPVGTGPYTVTHWAPGRAIGFGARADYWGQKPLNDAATIRYFSDATASTNALQSGDVDVIWAMQAPEQLATLQEYTVEVGTTNGEMLLSMNNQRAPFDDVRVRQAVMFAIDRQAVIDTALEGYGTDTGGVPVPPTDPWYEKSTMYPYDPDRARALLEEAGAEGTRITMSIPSLPYAQAASEILYSQLRDVGFDPVIESTEFPAVWLAQVMGQKDYDMSLIAHVEPRDIPTLFSPNYYLGFDDTETQALLAEADSSANEVELMQQAVDRIMEQAVADNLMNVANIVVMSPEITGIDPNVVSGALELSLIGRKESGVAQ is encoded by the coding sequence ATGAAGATCACGCGCGGACTCCTGCCATCATTGCTGTTGGCAAGCACAATCGTGGTGTCGTCATGCTCTGCTGGATCGACTGCGTATCAGCAGCCCCCTGCTGTTGATCAATCATCCATTGTCATTGCTACCACGGCTGCTGCGGCGTCACTTGATTTCACCAATGCTGCGGGCGCTGCTATTCCGCAGGCGATGATGTCCAATATTTACGAGGGGCTTGTGCGCATCGATGCGGAGGGTGAGATTCAGCCGCTGCTTGCCACGTCGTGGGATATTTCAGACGATCGCACCGAGTACATTTTCCATTTGCGGGAGGGTGTGCTGTTTTCCAACGGCGATCCCTTCAATGCTGATTCTGCGAAGTTTTCCATTGATCGGGTAAAAACTGACTGGACCAATGGTTTGAAAAGTGGCATGGATGTGGTGGAGTCCACCGAGGTGATTGACGATCACACGCTGAAAGTTTCGCTGGTCAGGCCGTCCAACCAATGGTTGTGGAGCATGGGTACCGCGATCGGTGCCATGATGACGGAGGGGGGCGTCGATAAGCTGGCAACTGATCCCGTTGGCACCGGCCCGTACACGGTGACGCACTGGGCGCCGGGCCGCGCAATTGGGTTCGGCGCGCGGGCCGATTATTGGGGGCAGAAGCCGCTTAACGACGCCGCAACCATCCGCTACTTCAGCGATGCGACGGCCTCGACCAATGCGCTGCAAAGCGGTGACGTGGACGTGATTTGGGCGATGCAAGCGCCCGAACAGCTGGCTACGCTGCAGGAATACACCGTGGAAGTGGGCACAACCAATGGTGAGATGTTGCTGTCGATGAATAATCAGCGTGCACCTTTTGATGATGTGCGTGTGCGCCAGGCGGTGATGTTTGCGATTGATCGCCAAGCCGTCATTGATACCGCGTTGGAAGGTTACGGCACCGACACTGGTGGCGTGCCTGTTCCGCCGACTGATCCGTGGTACGAGAAATCCACGATGTACCCCTACGATCCGGACCGCGCACGGGCATTGTTAGAGGAGGCCGGCGCCGAGGGAACGCGGATCACCATGTCCATTCCTTCGTTGCCGTACGCTCAGGCAGCCTCTGAAATCCTGTACTCGCAACTGCGAGATGTTGGTTTTGATCCTGTGATTGAATCAACCGAGTTCCCAGCCGTCTGGTTGGCACAGGTCATGGGGCAAAAAGACTACGACATGTCACTAATCGCGCATGTGGAACCCCGCGACATCCCCACGCTGTTTAGCCCCAACTACTATTTGGGCTTTGACGACACCGAAACCCAAGCCCTCCTCGCAGAGGCAGACAGTTCAGCAAACGAAGTGGAATTGATGCAACAAGCTGTCGATCGAATCATGGAACAAGCCGTCGCCGACAACCTCATGAACGTGGCCAACATCGTGGTGATGTCACCAGAGATCACCGGCATTGATCCCAACGTGGTGTCCGGGGCGTTGGAATTGTCGTTGATTGGTCGGAAAGAATCCGGGGTAGCGCAGTGA
- a CDS encoding ABC transporter permease: protein MSKTIAWTVLRYTLTFVIASIIIFVLIRVIPGDPAAVALGITATPEAIAALQSQLGTDQPLFQQYFSWIGGMLTGDFGTSLSSGQDLSPIIFDRLQVSLILVGCSIVLSLLIAIPLGVLSARRGGVIISGISQIGIAIPSFLAGILLVAVFAVGLGWLPANGWIPPSENFGGFLARLILPVLALTAVQAAILTRYVRSAVMDVMGQDFMRTARSKGMSFNRALIIHGLRNAALPVLTVTGLQLTTLVIGAVVIEQVFVIPGIGSMLLESVSNRDLIAVQSIVMLLVAFTLLVNLVVDLLYQVVDPRVGAVGVASTKVPGSVA, encoded by the coding sequence GTGAGTAAAACAATCGCTTGGACTGTGCTGCGGTACACCCTGACTTTTGTGATCGCCAGCATCATCATTTTTGTGCTGATTCGAGTCATCCCCGGTGACCCCGCCGCTGTTGCCCTGGGAATTACCGCGACACCAGAAGCAATCGCTGCGTTGCAATCACAATTAGGTACTGATCAACCGCTTTTCCAACAGTACTTTTCCTGGATAGGTGGAATGCTCACTGGCGATTTCGGCACCTCGCTGAGCTCTGGCCAAGACCTTTCCCCCATCATTTTTGACCGCTTACAAGTGAGCCTCATTTTGGTGGGATGCTCCATTGTGTTGTCGTTGCTCATTGCCATTCCACTTGGTGTGCTTTCGGCCCGGCGCGGTGGCGTGATCATTTCCGGCATCAGCCAGATTGGCATTGCGATCCCTAGTTTCCTCGCCGGTATTTTGTTGGTCGCTGTCTTCGCCGTTGGTTTGGGGTGGCTGCCCGCCAATGGCTGGATTCCGCCGTCGGAAAACTTTGGAGGTTTCTTAGCCAGGCTGATCCTCCCGGTTCTGGCTCTTACTGCTGTTCAAGCAGCAATTTTGACCCGCTATGTCCGCTCTGCAGTAATGGATGTAATGGGGCAAGATTTCATGCGCACCGCGAGGTCGAAAGGTATGAGCTTCAACCGCGCGTTGATCATCCACGGTCTTCGGAATGCTGCTCTTCCTGTCCTTACCGTCACTGGTTTGCAGCTAACAACCTTGGTTATCGGCGCCGTGGTGATTGAACAAGTCTTTGTCATCCCCGGAATCGGTTCGATGCTGCTGGAGTCCGTGTCCAACCGTGATCTCATCGCTGTGCAATCTATTGTCATGCTGCTGGTGGCGTTCACGTTGCTGGTTAATTTGGTGGTTGATCTGCTGTATCAGGTGGTTGATCCAAGAGTCGGTGCTGTTGGGGTTGCTAGCACTAAGGTTCCAGGGAGCGTGGCTTAA
- a CDS encoding ABC transporter permease, which yields MTTIKNMPLSGKIGGFIVAVVFVLAALSFIWTPFDPVQAFPQERLEGSSLRHLLGTDRYGRDVLSQIMVGSRVTLLVGIIAVAIAALIGTPLGIAAGMRRGMVETFVMRGADLMLAFPALLLAIISGAVFGASTWSAMVAIGIAGIPSFARVARAGTLQVTSQDFIAAARLSKVSSARIALRHILPNITSMLIVQASVAFALAILAEAALSFLGLGTTPPDPSWGRMLQTAQASIGVTPMLAVWPGAAIALTVLGFNLFGDGLRDAIDPKREVGRA from the coding sequence GTGACAACGATCAAAAACATGCCCCTTTCAGGGAAAATCGGCGGCTTCATCGTTGCCGTTGTATTTGTTCTTGCTGCGCTGTCTTTCATTTGGACTCCGTTTGATCCAGTTCAAGCTTTCCCACAGGAGCGCCTTGAGGGAAGTTCTTTGAGGCACCTGTTGGGAACGGATCGTTATGGTCGCGATGTTTTATCCCAGATCATGGTTGGTTCCCGCGTCACGTTGTTGGTGGGCATCATTGCGGTGGCGATCGCAGCATTAATCGGCACGCCACTGGGTATTGCTGCGGGAATGCGCCGTGGCATGGTGGAAACCTTTGTCATGCGTGGTGCCGATTTAATGTTGGCGTTCCCAGCACTGTTGTTGGCGATTATTTCCGGCGCCGTTTTCGGCGCCTCCACGTGGTCCGCGATGGTCGCGATCGGCATCGCAGGCATCCCTAGTTTTGCCCGCGTGGCTCGTGCAGGCACATTGCAGGTGACCAGTCAGGATTTCATCGCAGCTGCTCGGCTATCAAAAGTAAGTTCCGCCCGGATCGCGCTTCGCCATATTTTGCCCAACATCACCAGCATGTTGATCGTTCAGGCATCAGTAGCTTTTGCCCTGGCGATCCTGGCGGAAGCCGCATTGAGTTTCCTCGGTTTGGGCACCACTCCCCCGGATCCCAGCTGGGGTCGCATGTTGCAAACCGCTCAAGCATCCATCGGCGTCACCCCCATGTTGGCGGTGTGGCCCGGTGCTGCGATCGCTTTGACGGTCCTTGGTTTTAATCTTTTCGGTGATGGTTTACGCGATGCCATCGATCCAAAGCGGGAGGTCGGCCGTGCTTAA
- a CDS encoding dipeptide ABC transporter ATP-binding protein → MLKVSDLTVGNNFVHNVSFEVNPGERVGIIGESGSGKSLTALSIMGLTDLPTTGQITFNGKPSATFRGTRIAMVFQEPMSALNPLMRIGRQIEEMMTLHGASKKDARARLKSLLIDVSLPERTASAYPHELSGGQRQRALIAMALANDPDLLICDEPTTALDVVVQKQIVDLLLRLTKERGTALLFITHDLGLIARTCERLLVMKSGETVERGDTEAILRSPAHSYTQQLLDASILDQPEIASDSGAPVVIDVEEASKSFKETTALHKVSLAVRKGDLLGIVGGSGSGKTTLLKLIAGLDKPTTGTVAVTGGVQMVFQDPQSSLNPRMKIKDIVAEPLLGWNAAEKTTRVAEVITQVGLSPDVLDRYPHEFSGGQRQRISIARALAIKPAILLADEPVSALDVSVRKQVLDLLQQLVEEYGITLVFVSHDLAVVRHLCTTVWVMEQGRVLEQGPIDSVYDHPQTEYTKELLDAVPRLSL, encoded by the coding sequence GTGCTTAAAGTTTCTGATTTAACGGTTGGCAACAATTTTGTCCACAACGTCTCCTTCGAGGTCAACCCCGGCGAACGCGTCGGCATCATCGGCGAGTCCGGCTCAGGCAAATCACTCACCGCGCTATCCATCATGGGTTTAACTGACCTGCCGACCACCGGCCAGATCACCTTCAACGGCAAACCCTCCGCTACATTCCGTGGCACCCGCATCGCCATGGTTTTCCAAGAACCAATGAGCGCACTCAACCCGCTCATGCGCATCGGCCGCCAAATCGAAGAAATGATGACCCTGCACGGGGCAAGCAAAAAAGACGCGCGGGCGCGCTTAAAAAGCTTGCTTATCGACGTCTCCCTCCCCGAACGCACCGCTTCGGCCTACCCACACGAACTTTCAGGCGGGCAACGCCAACGCGCACTAATCGCAATGGCGCTGGCCAATGATCCTGACCTGTTGATCTGCGATGAACCCACCACGGCTTTGGATGTGGTTGTGCAAAAACAAATCGTCGATCTGCTGCTGCGTCTCACCAAAGAACGTGGCACCGCTTTATTGTTCATCACCCACGATCTTGGACTCATCGCGCGCACCTGCGAACGCTTATTGGTGATGAAATCCGGCGAAACCGTAGAACGCGGCGACACCGAGGCAATTCTTCGCTCCCCCGCCCATTCGTATACCCAACAGCTCCTTGATGCTTCAATCCTTGACCAGCCAGAAATCGCCTCAGATTCTGGCGCGCCGGTAGTGATTGATGTGGAGGAGGCGTCGAAAAGCTTTAAAGAAACCACCGCCCTCCACAAGGTTTCATTGGCGGTGCGCAAAGGTGACCTGCTTGGAATAGTCGGCGGATCAGGTTCCGGCAAAACGACTCTGCTGAAGCTCATCGCCGGTTTGGATAAGCCCACAACCGGTACCGTTGCGGTAACCGGTGGTGTGCAGATGGTGTTTCAGGATCCCCAATCAAGCCTCAACCCACGGATGAAAATCAAAGACATTGTCGCCGAACCACTGCTTGGTTGGAACGCGGCGGAGAAAACCACACGGGTTGCGGAAGTCATCACCCAAGTGGGACTGAGCCCCGATGTCTTAGATCGCTACCCCCACGAATTCTCCGGAGGACAGCGCCAACGAATCTCCATCGCCAGAGCCCTCGCCATCAAACCAGCGATCCTGCTTGCCGACGAACCTGTCTCCGCCCTCGATGTGTCCGTACGTAAACAAGTACTGGATCTTCTCCAACAACTCGTCGAAGAATACGGCATCACCTTGGTGTTCGTCTCCCACGATCTGGCAGTGGTGAGACACCTGTGCACAACCGTGTGGGTGATGGAACAGGGACGAGTCCTTGAGCAAGGGCCCATCGATTCGGTTTATGATCACCCACAGACCGAATACACCAAGGAGCTGCTTGATGCCGTTCCGCGGTTGAGCCTTTAA
- the thpR gene encoding RNA 2',3'-cyclic phosphodiesterase, whose product MRLFASITPPIEVTEHLINALRPYKDDLRWSDPDNWHITLAFYGELPDGAVEDLIEHLTSAARINEEFTIRIKGAGSFNRKNLWMGVGGDTKDLRRLMADCLIDPEERRRQRAHLTVAKPTQRQRSRDWDPVIPDLVHALSIYEGPEWPVDEIELVSSEPGKGRSGGPLYTTVATIALSSALV is encoded by the coding sequence ATGAGACTGTTCGCGTCTATCACTCCGCCGATTGAAGTCACCGAGCATCTGATCAACGCGCTTCGTCCCTACAAGGATGATCTGCGGTGGTCTGATCCAGACAATTGGCACATCACGTTGGCGTTCTATGGAGAATTACCTGATGGGGCAGTCGAAGATCTCATTGAGCATCTGACAAGTGCAGCCCGAATCAATGAAGAATTCACCATCAGAATCAAAGGCGCAGGCTCATTTAATCGGAAGAATTTGTGGATGGGTGTTGGTGGTGACACCAAAGATCTGCGGCGACTGATGGCTGATTGTCTGATTGATCCTGAGGAACGCCGACGCCAGCGTGCACACCTGACCGTGGCGAAACCAACGCAGCGACAGCGCAGCCGCGATTGGGATCCTGTCATCCCCGATCTGGTCCACGCTCTCTCTATATACGAAGGCCCCGAATGGCCAGTCGATGAGATTGAACTGGTGTCTTCTGAACCTGGAAAAGGCAGAAGCGGTGGGCCACTGTATACAACCGTGGCCACCATTGCGTTGTCATCTGCGCTGGTTTAA
- a CDS encoding ribokinase has translation MNNRIVVVGSINADLNVLVDRHPAPGETLLGSGGHITAGGKGANQAVAAALQGADVAFVGAVGKDPYAAPALEFLRSSGVDLTAVSEVDDTTGLAVITVAKDGENNIVVIPGANSLVNCDYVSSQSALLAEAGILLLQGEIPADGFKEAIHHTMGRVVVNLAPVIEVEKSALLEADPIIANEHEAGLILDQFGAGIDSMDPHELAQALLDAGFASVVLTLGSAGALVADATGITDIATPTVQAVDTTGAGDAFAGAFCARLIKGDSLIDAATHAARVGAYSVQTAGAQASYPDASVSLPSV, from the coding sequence ATGAATAATCGAATTGTCGTAGTCGGCTCCATCAACGCTGATCTTAATGTTCTCGTTGACCGCCACCCAGCACCTGGCGAAACACTGTTGGGCAGTGGTGGACACATCACTGCAGGAGGCAAAGGCGCCAACCAGGCAGTAGCTGCCGCTCTTCAAGGTGCAGACGTCGCCTTTGTCGGCGCTGTGGGCAAGGATCCTTACGCTGCCCCAGCCTTAGAATTCCTTCGTTCGTCAGGCGTCGACCTTACGGCAGTATCCGAAGTAGATGACACCACCGGGCTTGCAGTTATCACCGTTGCCAAAGACGGCGAGAACAATATCGTTGTCATCCCCGGCGCGAATTCCCTGGTCAATTGTGATTATGTAAGCAGCCAATCCGCTCTTTTAGCTGAAGCTGGAATCCTGTTGCTGCAAGGTGAGATCCCTGCGGATGGCTTCAAAGAGGCCATTCACCACACCATGGGTCGCGTCGTGGTGAATCTAGCGCCCGTCATCGAGGTAGAGAAGTCCGCGTTACTTGAGGCTGATCCGATCATCGCCAATGAGCACGAGGCCGGCCTGATTCTGGATCAATTCGGGGCAGGCATCGATTCCATGGATCCCCACGAGCTCGCGCAAGCTCTCCTCGACGCCGGTTTCGCCTCTGTTGTTTTAACGCTTGGATCCGCAGGCGCGTTGGTCGCCGATGCCACCGGTATCACGGACATCGCCACACCAACGGTGCAGGCAGTTGACACCACGGGAGCCGGTGACGCTTTTGCCGGAGCCTTCTGCGCACGACTAATTAAAGGCGATTCGCTTATCGACGCCGCCACCCACGCAGCACGCGTCGGCGCTTACTCGGTGCAAACCGCCGGAGCGCAAGCGTCCTATCCGGACGCGAGCGTTTCACTTCCCTCTGTTTAA
- a CDS encoding PepSY-associated TM helix domain-containing protein: protein MTLAPSTNAVSQQTRRNPSQAPRLLHRLHFFAGIICAPLIFIAALTGLVYAFSPTIESISNQEMLTVSKSASDTALPVREQVSIAQELHPDLDLSGVRLGDDSSTTRVLFADETLAESTVRAVFVDPYTGEITGDTTQYGSSAALPFRQWVSQGHRMLWLGEPGRIYSELAASWLGVLAVGGFALLWLRNKKPGRLRKMVRTGGRGRVKTYRRHAALGTVAGLGFVFLTFTGLTWSTYAGSNITDLRTQLNWTQPSVNASLTAAPQVDMHDEHAGHHMHMESATSGSGSIDLVAATAISELRTPLTITPPAQDGLAWTATENRDAYRFTTDTIAVDGDTGMLTNRLNSTDWPLAAQASAWLIQLHMGTLFGLPNQVVLGLLAASIIVMIGLGYWMLWQHRPREGWPSAPKRAGFEKPTWGTIALGVVVIAYGLLAPLFAVSLLVFIGLSLGVRFISRMSGRADTSN from the coding sequence ATGACTCTTGCACCTTCCACCAATGCGGTTTCGCAGCAAACAAGAAGGAACCCTTCCCAAGCGCCGCGACTTCTTCATCGACTTCACTTCTTTGCCGGCATTATCTGCGCACCGTTGATTTTCATCGCTGCGCTCACCGGACTGGTGTATGCGTTCTCCCCCACCATTGAAAGCATCTCTAATCAGGAAATGCTCACGGTCTCCAAGTCGGCTAGCGACACAGCTCTTCCGGTGCGTGAACAAGTGAGCATCGCCCAAGAACTCCACCCCGATTTAGATCTCTCAGGTGTCCGGCTTGGCGATGATTCCTCCACCACCCGCGTCCTCTTCGCCGACGAGACGCTTGCTGAATCCACAGTCCGCGCCGTGTTTGTTGATCCCTACACCGGCGAGATCACCGGTGATACCACCCAATACGGAAGCTCAGCTGCACTGCCGTTTCGGCAATGGGTCTCGCAAGGTCACCGCATGTTGTGGCTTGGTGAACCTGGACGTATTTATTCCGAACTTGCGGCAAGTTGGCTCGGAGTTTTAGCCGTAGGCGGTTTCGCATTATTGTGGTTGCGCAACAAAAAGCCCGGCCGCTTGAGAAAGATGGTGCGAACTGGTGGCCGTGGTCGAGTGAAAACGTATCGCCGACATGCAGCATTGGGCACCGTAGCGGGCTTGGGTTTTGTGTTCCTCACCTTTACTGGCCTGACCTGGTCAACTTATGCGGGATCCAACATCACGGATTTACGCACCCAACTCAATTGGACGCAGCCTTCCGTTAACGCTTCTCTAACAGCTGCCCCACAAGTGGACATGCATGATGAACACGCAGGTCATCACATGCATATGGAGTCGGCAACCTCAGGCTCAGGTTCTATAGATCTGGTAGCGGCCACGGCTATCTCCGAATTACGCACTCCCCTCACCATTACTCCCCCAGCACAAGATGGCCTCGCGTGGACTGCCACAGAAAACCGCGACGCCTACCGATTCACCACTGACACCATCGCTGTTGATGGCGACACCGGAATGCTGACCAACCGTTTGAATTCCACTGATTGGCCATTAGCTGCTCAAGCGAGTGCATGGCTCATCCAGCTTCACATGGGCACCCTGTTTGGCCTTCCCAACCAGGTTGTACTTGGGCTGTTGGCTGCCTCAATAATCGTGATGATCGGCCTTGGGTATTGGATGCTGTGGCAGCATCGGCCACGGGAAGGTTGGCCTAGCGCTCCCAAGCGTGCAGGATTTGAAAAACCCACCTGGGGAACTATCGCGTTGGGTGTTGTGGTGATCGCGTATGGGCTTCTCGCGCCACTTTTTGCAGTTTCACTGCTCGTGTTTATTGGATTAAGCCTTGGAGTGCGGTTTATTTCTCGTATGTCCGGGCGCGCGGACACGTCCAACTAA
- a CDS encoding bile acid:sodium symporter family protein, with the protein MSKTEEGRSAAIIIYAFPTFILLGAIIAFIFPEPFIPLTNYINIFLTIIMFTMGLTLTVPDFQMVLKRPLPILIGVVAQFVIMPFLAIVVAKMFNLNPALAVGLLMLGSVPGGTSSNVIAFLARGDVALSVTMTSVSTIVSPIMTPFLMLMLAGTETAVDGGGMAWTLVQTVLLPVIIGLVLRVFLNKWIDKILPILPYLSILGIGGVVFGAVAANAERLVSVGLIVFVAVIVHNVLGYVVGYLTGRVFKFPEAANRTMAIEIGTQSAGLASGMAGRFFTPEAALPGAVAALVHNITGAVYVGLVRNRPLTKASRKKESVAVSS; encoded by the coding sequence GTGTCCAAAACAGAAGAAGGCCGTTCAGCGGCCATAATTATTTACGCGTTTCCAACTTTCATTCTGCTGGGCGCGATCATTGCGTTTATCTTCCCGGAACCATTCATTCCGCTGACAAACTACATTAATATCTTCCTCACGATCATCATGTTCACCATGGGTTTGACCTTGACGGTGCCCGATTTTCAGATGGTGCTTAAACGTCCACTGCCTATCTTGATCGGTGTAGTAGCGCAGTTTGTCATCATGCCATTCCTGGCGATCGTGGTTGCGAAAATGTTCAACCTCAACCCAGCACTCGCCGTTGGCCTTCTCATGCTGGGATCCGTTCCGGGTGGCACCTCCTCCAATGTGATTGCGTTTCTCGCCCGAGGAGATGTCGCGCTATCGGTCACCATGACCTCTGTGTCCACCATTGTTTCCCCAATCATGACGCCTTTCCTCATGCTCATGCTGGCAGGTACTGAAACCGCCGTCGATGGTGGAGGCATGGCGTGGACTTTGGTACAAACAGTGCTGCTGCCTGTGATCATCGGCCTAGTTCTGCGTGTCTTCTTGAACAAGTGGATCGACAAGATTTTGCCGATCCTTCCTTATCTCTCCATCCTCGGTATCGGTGGCGTGGTGTTCGGCGCAGTCGCAGCCAACGCGGAACGACTCGTGTCTGTCGGACTCATCGTGTTCGTTGCAGTTATCGTGCACAACGTACTTGGATACGTTGTGGGATACCTCACCGGCCGTGTATTCAAATTCCCAGAAGCAGCAAACCGCACCATGGCGATTGAAATCGGAACCCAATCCGCAGGCCTCGCATCGGGAATGGCAGGACGATTCTTCACCCCAGAAGCAGCCCTTCCAGGTGCTGTCGCTGCCTTGGTCCACAACATCACCGGCGCAGTTTATGTTGGGCTGGTACGAAACAGGCCTTTGACTAAGGCATCAAGGAAGAAGGAATCCGTCGCGGTTTCCAGCTAA
- a CDS encoding D-hexose-6-phosphate mutarotase: protein MTTFITSGGLEISPAGAHIVHAESPEGELLFVSSASQYGEGNAIRGGVPIIAPWFGGLLGLDPAHGWAKRSAWDVTEHDGQIHAEYGRDGLLLDIRANSTKNGFEITLRAYNDTDEARTVQLAFHPYFKVDDVEKIEVRGLDGVDILNRLNNEVETQDGPVTFDGEFDRIALGTPVVRIFDTDRIITIEGDGHDSTVVWNPGESRASTVADIGEGEWRDFVCVEPALLGADQKGVRVAPGQSVTVGMQVSVEKRA from the coding sequence ATGACTACTTTTATTACCTCCGGTGGCTTGGAAATCTCCCCCGCTGGCGCTCATATTGTTCACGCCGAATCACCTGAAGGTGAGCTGTTGTTTGTTAGCTCCGCTTCCCAATATGGGGAGGGAAATGCAATTAGGGGTGGTGTGCCCATCATTGCTCCATGGTTTGGTGGACTGCTTGGTTTGGACCCTGCACATGGTTGGGCGAAGCGTTCCGCGTGGGACGTGACTGAACATGACGGCCAAATTCACGCTGAATATGGCCGCGATGGTTTACTGCTGGATATTCGTGCGAACAGCACTAAGAATGGTTTTGAGATCACCCTGCGCGCTTACAACGACACCGATGAGGCACGCACTGTGCAGTTGGCCTTCCACCCTTATTTCAAGGTGGATGATGTAGAAAAGATCGAGGTCCGTGGCCTTGATGGGGTGGACATTCTCAATCGCCTGAACAATGAGGTGGAGACCCAAGATGGTCCCGTTACTTTTGATGGCGAGTTCGATCGCATTGCGCTAGGGACTCCGGTTGTGAGGATTTTTGATACCGATCGCATCATCACCATTGAGGGCGATGGTCATGATTCCACTGTGGTGTGGAATCCAGGCGAAAGTCGCGCCTCCACCGTGGCCGATATTGGCGAAGGTGAATGGCGCGACTTTGTGTGTGTTGAACCGGCGCTTTTGGGTGCTGACCAAAAAGGAGTGAGGGTGGCTCCGGGGCAGTCAGTCACCGTTGGGATGCAGGTAAGCGTCGAAAAGCGTGCTTAG